CTGATCCAAAGCGAGGATATATTTCATAAGAAATTACTCTTCATTCCAACGCCTCAAAATTAAAAAAGATGCGTCAATCATTATAACAAGAAGAGGGATAGGAAAACTAGAGTTTCATGGAATGGGGGCGCTAAGGGCAAAGTTGTTTCCACCCTTGGTAAATCCCTCCGACTTGCGAGTAAAGATCAGGCATCTTGGGGAGGGAATTTTCTTCATTCGGATAAATGTTTACATTTCAAAGAGAAGATAAAAATAATACAAAACAAAAAAAGCGCGCTTGAGAAATTTTGTCCCCCAAGCGCGCCTCTACGATGCTTTTTTCGTTATCAATAAAGCGACCAGTCGAGAACAGCGACAGGCTGCTTCGCATTGGAGTCGAATTCCGACGGATCCAACGCCGTATTGCTGATCCGCAGCCGATCAATCCATCCGTCGTAAGGAAGAACTCGATTCGGTTCGGAGCCGATATTGAGACGCGGCGTATCCGCAATTCTTGCGCCCCGCACTTCATCGATCCAAGCTAGTTCTTCCCCATCCACATAGAACGACATGCCTTCCCCGAAAAAGTGAACGACGGCCACATGATGCCAATCGCCGGGAGGGACGAGAGCGGTTCCCGAATCGATATCGCGAATGCGCAAAGTCGTAACGAATACGTGGCGCGGATTGCCGGCGCTGAGAGAGAAGGAAATTCCGCCCGGCCCATAATAGAATATAATCATGCGGCCCAGGGACGTATTTTCATATTTGACCCAGGCTTCGAGAGTCCAATTGTTCCCTTCTCCGCCCACGTCCAGAATCCGATTCGCGTCTTCGACGCGAGCGACCTGCGTCCCCGTGAAATGCAAGGAAAAATCGCCCGCCGCGCCGGAGGGGGTATCCGTAGAAACCTCCGGTCCCGCCGAATTGCCCGTCGCCCAAGCCTGCAGCGTAATGGCTTCTGTAGGATCGAACGAACCCTTGCCGGTATAAGGCGTTTTGCCTTCGTTGAAATCGTAAAAGGCAACCGTATTCGCTCCGACTGGCTTTACGTTCGCCGCGTCGTCGTCCAAATCGTCCAGCGCCAGCGCCGCATTGCTGATGCGGACTCGATCCAGCGATCCTTGATACGTGACGTAATTCGGCGATTGATAAATTTTCCCTATGTAAAGAGCGTTTATTCCCGCGATCTGGGGATCCAACGCGCCCGCTTGCGAGAAGACCTCTTTCCCATCCAAATAAAATTTCACGGCATTGCCGTCCCAATCGTCCACGACGGCCAGATGATGCCACGCGTCGTCAAAGGGAAAAGCAACATCCGTATCTACGCGTCCCGCGCCGGGAACGTCGAAAGAAAGAGTCCCCGCCTGAGCAATCGTCAAACGATATCC
Above is a genomic segment from Candidatus Omnitrophota bacterium containing:
- a CDS encoding LamG domain-containing protein — translated: MAKKWSILFVVIAGGLAIAQPIAAETVGYFKFDNIKGSNFTDDLGKGLLGVLGLPPEGGEPEIVTGPTGAAADKAVKISVDKELIIDDDTFWVLALYAPLTIECWVKSPGFAIPESEAAILSYGGGTGGYRLTIAQAGTLSFDVPGAGRVDTDVAFPFDDAWHHLAVVDDWDGNAVKFYLDGKEVFSQAGALDPQIAGINALYIGKIYQSPNYVTYQGSLDRVRISNAALALDDLDDDAANVKPVGANTVAFYDFNEGKTPYTGKGSFDPTEAITLQAWATGNSAGPEVSTDTPSGAAGDFSLHFTGTQVARVEDANRILDVGGEGNNWTLEAWVKYENTSLGRMIIFYYGPGGISFSLSAGNPRHVFVTTLRIRDIDSGTALVPPGDWHHVAVVHFFGEGMSFYVDGEELAWIDEVRGARIADTPRLNIGSEPNRVLPYDGWIDRLRISNTALDPSEFDSNAKQPVAVLDWSLY